Proteins encoded by one window of Paroedura picta isolate Pp20150507F chromosome 11, Ppicta_v3.0, whole genome shotgun sequence:
- the GTPBP4 gene encoding GTP-binding protein 4 — MALYNFKKIMVVPSAKDFIDLTLSKTQRKTPTVIHKHYQIHRIRQFYMRKVKYTQQNYHDRLTQIITDFPKLDDIHPFYADLMNVLYDKDHYKLALGQINIAKNLIDNVAKDYVRLMKYGDSLYRCKQLKRAALGRMCTIIKRQKQSLEYLEQVRQHLSRLPTIDPNTRTLLLCGYPNVGKSSFINKVTRADVEVQPYAFTTKSLFVGHMDYKYLRWQVVDTPGILDHPLEERNTIEMQAITALAHLRAAVLYVMDISEQCGHSLEEQLELFKNIKPLFVNKPLLIVANKCDVKRISELSEENQKMFADLEADGFPVIETSTLTEEGVIQVKTEACDRLLAHRVETKMKGNKVNDILNRLHLALPYRRDNKERPPFIPEGALLRKKRMEVDVPKKKLEKDLEMELGDDYVLDLQKYWDLMNPSEKYDRVPEIWEGHNIADYIDPDIMKKLQQLEEEEELRQAAGEYNSDSESEDEEMAGIRQLARQIREKKKLKILESKEKDTQGPRLPRTAKKVQRKKLEKEMSDLGVDMTDKNEAHYVVQARQSRSVTRKRKREESEPPTSVARSRSSSRTPRDVSGLRDAKMVKKTKTMMKKAQKKMNRLGRKGEGDRHVFDLKPKHLFSGKRKSGSTQRR, encoded by the exons atggcgCTCTACAACTTCAAGAAGATCATGGTGGTCCCGTCCGCGAAG GACTTCATTGATTTGACGTTATCCAAGACGCAGCGAAAGACTCCAACCGTCATTCATAAACATTATCAAATTCACCGCATTCGTCAGTTCTACATGAGGAAAGTGAAATACACTCAGCAAAATTACCATGATAGACTCACCCAAATCATAACAGATTTCCCCAAGCTAGAT GACATTCATCCATTTTATGCAGATTTGATGAATGTTCTTTATGACAAGGATCATTACAAGCTGGCTTTGGGGCAAATTAATATTGCCAAAAATCTGATCGACAA TGTTGCCAAAGATTACGTTCGGTTGATGAAGTACGGCGACTCCCTTTATCGATGCAAGCAGCTGAAGCGGGCAGCCCTGGGTCGGATGTGTACGATCATCAAAAGACAGAAGCAGAGCTTGGAGTACTTAGAACAAG TGCGTCAGCATTTGTCCCGCTTGCCGACCATCGATCCAAACACCCGGACTCTTTTGTTGTGCGGGTACCCGAACGTGGGGAAGTCCAGCTTTATAAATAAG gtgaccagagctGATGTGGAAGTGCAGCCCTATGCATTTACGACCAAGTCTCTCTTTGTGGGGCACATGGACTACAAGTATCTGCGGTGGCAA GTGGTGGATACGCCAGGTATTTTGGATCATCCTTTGGAGGAGAGAAACACCATTGAGATGCAGGCAATAACAGCTCTCGCTCACCTTCGAGCCGCCGTGCTGTACGTCATGGATATATCCGAACAGTGTGGGCACAGCCTGGAGGAGCAGCTTGAACTCTTTAAGAATATTAAACCCCTGTTTGTCAACAAG CCTCTTCTAATTGTTGCAAATAAGTGTGATGTGAAGAGGATTTCTGAACTTAGTGAGGAAAACCAG AAAATGTTTGCGGATTTAGAAGCAGATGGATTTCCCGTAATAGAGACAAGCACCCTCACCGAGGAAGGAGTGATTCAAGTCAAAACGGAA GCCTGTGACCGATTGCTGGCCCACCGCGTGGAAACCAAAATGAAGGGCAACAAGGTGAATGATATCTTGAATCGGCTCCATCTAGCTCTCCCCTACAGAAGAGACAACAAG GAAAGGCCTCCTTTTATTCCCGAGGGGGCCTTGCTGCGCAAAAAACGCATGGAGGTTGATGTGCCTAAAAAGAAACTG GAGAAAGATCTGGAAATGGAACTGGGAGATGACTATGTTTTGGATCTCCAGA AATACTGGGATCTAATGAATCCGTCTGAAAAATACGATAGGGTACCGGAGATCTGGGAAGGTCATAACATCGCTGACTACATTGACCCAGATATCATGAAG aaactgcaacagctggaggaggaggaggagctccgCCAGGCGGCCGGAGAATACAACAGCGATTCGGAAAGCGAAGATGAGGAAATGGCGGGAATCAGGCAGCTGGCACGACAAATTCGCgagaagaagaaactgaagaTATTGGAGTCCAAGGAGAAAGATACCCAGGGGCCCAGGTTGCCAAGAacagctaaaaag GTTCAGCGGAAGAAGTTGGAGAAGGAGATGAGCGATCTTGGGGTGGACATGACGGACAAAAACGAA GCTCATTATGTGGTCCAGGCGAGACAATCCCGTAGCGTTACCCGTAAACGTAAACGCGAGGAGTCGGAACCACCCACGTCGGTTGCCCGAAGTCGGAGCTCCTCACGCACGCCCCGTGATGTATCTGGTCTTCGAGACGCAAAG ATGGTGAAGAAGACTAAAACCATGATGAAGAAAGCTCAGAAGAAAATGAATCGGTTGGGCAGGAAAGGCGAAGGAGACAGGCACGTGTTTGACCTTAAGCCTAAGCACCTGTTTTCTGGCAAGAGGAAATCTGGCTCAACACAGAGAAGATAA